The proteins below are encoded in one region of Carettochelys insculpta isolate YL-2023 chromosome 32, ASM3395843v1, whole genome shotgun sequence:
- the LOC142005026 gene encoding olfactory receptor 10D3-like: MVTHFILLGIPNTDGFQTVLFFTFLAFYLCALLGNLLIFSAVLADSRLHTPMYFFLCNLAVLDIGLSSISTPKLLAVLWSQSRVISLGGCVSQVFFFHFLGSAECLLYTVMAYDRYVAICHPLRYLLIMNWRLCALLAAATWITSSIHATTLTSLTFTLPYCSSNVLDYFLCDIFTMVKLACADTHVLETVTLTNTGLGSISCFLLIFASYVRIVCSLLKTNSANAWRKAASTCASHLAVATLFFGPCFLVYTQPQLSKELVTPVQIFGNVVAPVLNPAIYTLRNKEVKASLKKLRGLVPAR; encoded by the coding sequence ATGGTGACTCATTTCATCCTCTTAGGGATCCCCAACACCGATGGCTTTCAGACAGTCCTCTTCTTTACCTTCCTAGCCTTCTACCTTTGTGCTCTGCTGGGCAACCTGCTCATCTTCTCAGCCGTCCTCGCTGACTCCCGcctgcacacccccatgtatttcttcctctgCAACCTCGCTGTGCTGGACATTGGACTGTCTTCCATCAGCACCCCAAAATTGCTGGCCGTCCTCTGGAGTCAGAGCAGAGTCATCTCGCTGGGAGGGTGCGTGTCCCAGGTCTTCTTCTTCCACTTTCTGGGCAGCGCCGAGTGCCTTCTCTACACAGTCATGGCCTACGACCggtacgtggccatctgccacccTCTGCGCTACCTCCTTATCATGAACTGGAGGCTGTGCGCCCTTCTGGCTGCGGCCACCTGGATCACCAGCTCCATCCACGCCACCACCCTCACCAGCCTGACCTTCACGCTGCCCTACTGCAGCTCCAATGTGCTGGACTATTTCCTTTGTGACATCTTCACAatggtgaaactggcttgtgcgGACACACATGTCCTTGAGACCGTGACCCTGACCAACACTGGATTGGGATCCATCTCCTGCTTCCTCCTCATCTTTGCTTCCTATGTTAGGATTGTCTGCTCCCTTCTGAAGACAAACTCAGCCAATGCCTGGCGCAAAGCAGCCTCCACTTGTGCCTCCCATCTGGCTGTGGCGACGCTCTTCTTTGGGCCCTGTTTCCTGGTGTACACTCAGCCCCAACTGAGCAAAGAGCTGGTGACCCCTGTTCAGATCTTTGGCAACGTGGTGGCGCCCGTTCTGAACCCGGCCATCTACACCCTGAGGAACAAGGAGGTGAAAGCATCTCTGAAAAAACTGAGAGGCCTAGTCCCTGCCCGCTGA
- the LOC142004788 gene encoding uncharacterized protein LOC142004788, translating to MEETRSIRADWTPASGSLVPHKDAPGTDIFFISKGYFIVRSDLGCYLRTDDLNKGKNIKIERLHPACQGGDHYLGDIHDPPNIYIIKGNSYRVVKDLSTDAGAQVHDLHPNHCNGDEYLRCFSAFYIIFLEQEKVHKVSNLTQPHYEVLTLPPQWKTGLYFFSHGLDVVLIKVDEKWGPQMYHYLEPNYEQVGYYSMHPDVLNFLPGGLIFTQGDSVAGWECIKTLYNSSDSSITWTGKVTHKVGYAKHRMSTIEHNWNISPEMSIGAGELTRLITQLQFSFKAQYGGKSVLTEQEDWNEAQEKEESLSVTLEPKKNLYIWQYRLGMGQEPVLFCRDVEFTKENHPPEHIPLPPVP from the exons ATGGAAGAGACCAGGAGCATCAGAGCG GACTGGACTCCTGCCAGTGGATCGTTGGTCCCTCACAAAGATGCCCCCGGAACTGACATTTTCTTCATTAGCAAAGGATACTTCATTGTCCGCTCCGACCTGGGCTGCTACCTGCGAACAGATGATCTAAATAAGGGAAAAAATATCAAGATCGAGAGATTGCACCCAGCATGTCAGGGAGGGGACCACTACCTCGGTGACATTCATGACCCCCCAAACATCTACATCATCAAGGGCAACTCCTATCGGGTGGTGAAGGATTTGAGCACAGACGCTGGGGCTCAGGTCCACGACCTTCATCCCAACCACTGCAATGGGGACGAATATTTGCGCTGTTTTTCTGCATTCTACATCATCTTCCTCGAGCAGGAGAAGGTTCACAAGGTGAGTAACCTGACCCAACCTCACTATGAAGTGTTAACCCTGCCTCCACAATGGAAGACGGGGCTGTACTTCTTCAGCCACGGTCTTGATGTCGTCCTGATCAAGGTGGATGAGAAGTGGGGGCCACAGATGTATCACTACTTAGAACCGAACTATGAACAAGTAGGCTACTACTCCATGCACCCCGATGTTCTTAACTTCCTTCCCGGGGGCCTGATTTTCACCCAGGGAGATTCAGTTGCCGGCTGGGAGTGCATTAAAACCCTGTACAACAGCTCTGATTCAAGTATCACCTGGACGGGCAAAGTCACCCACAAGGTGGGCTACGCCAAGCACCGGATGTCCACCATCGAGCACAACTGGAACATCTCGCCGGAGATGTCCATCGGGGCCGGAGAACTCACCAGGCTCATCACCCAGCTCCAGTTCTCCTTCAAGGCCCAATACGGAGGGAAAAGCGTCCTCACGGAGCAGGAGGACTGGAACGAAGCCCAAGAAAAAGAGGAGTCGCTCAGTGTCACCCTGGAGCCAAAAAAGAACCTCTACATCTGGCAGTACCGCCTCGGCATGGGCCAGGAGCCCGTCTTGTTCTGCAGGGATGTGGAATTCACTAAAGAAAACCACCCGCCTGAACACATCCCACTGCCTCCAGTCCCCTAA
- the LOC142004787 gene encoding uncharacterized protein LOC142004787: MEEARSIRADWTPASGSLVPHKDAPGTDIFFISKGYFIVRSDLGCYLRTDDLNKGKNIKIERLHPACQGGDHYLGDIHDPPNIYIIKGNSYRVVKDLSTDAGAQVHNLHPNHCNGDEYLRCFSAFYIIFLEQEKVHKVSNLTQPHYEVLTLPPQWKTGLYFFSHGLDVVLIKVDEKWGPQMYHYLEPNYEQEGYYSMHPDVLNFLPGGLIFTQGDSVAGWECIKTLYNSSDSSITWTGKVTHKVGYAKHRMSTIEHNWNISPEMSIGAGELTRLITQLQFSFKAQYGGKSVLTEQEDWNEAQEKEESLSVTLEPKKNLYIWQYRLGMGQEPVLFCRDVEFTKENHPPEHIPLPPVPEAATRTNKASSVL; the protein is encoded by the exons ATGGAAGAGGCCAGGAGCATCAGAGCG GACTGGACTCCTGCCAGTGGATCGTTGGTCCCTCACAAAGATGCCCCCGGAACTGACATTTTCTTCATTAGCAAAGGATACTTCATCGTCCGCTCCGACCTGGGCTGCTACCTGCGAACAGATGATCTAAATAAGGGAAAAAATATCAAGATCGAGAGATTGCACCCAGCATGTCAGGGAGGGGACCACTACCTCGGTGACATTCATGACCCCCCAAACATCTACATCATCAAGGGCAACTCCTATCGGGTGGTGAAGGATTTGAGCACAGACGCTGGGGCTCAGGTCCACAACCTTCATCCCAACCACTGCAATGGGGACGAATATTTGCGCTGTTTTTCTGCATTCTACATCATCTTCCTCGAGCAGGAGAAGGTTCACAAGGTGAGTAACCTGACCCAACCTCACTATGAAGTGTTAACCCTGCCTCCACAATGGAAGACGGGGCTGTACTTCTTCAGCCACGGTCTTGATGTCGTCCTGATCAAGGTGGATGAGAAGTGGGGGCCACAGATGTATCACTACTTAGAACCGAACTATGAACAAGAAGGCTACTACTCCATGCACCCCGATGTTCTTAACTTCCTTCCCGGGGGCCTGATTTTCACCCAGGGAGATTCAGTTGCCGGCTGGGAGTGCATTAAAACCCTGTACAACAGCTCTGATTCAAGTATCACCTGGACGGGCAAAGTCACCCACAAGGTGGGCTACGCCAAGCACCGGATGTCCACCATCGAGCACAACTGGAACATCTCGCCGGAGATGTCCATCGGGGCCGGAGAACTCACCAGGCTCATCACCCAGCTCCAGTTCTCCTTCAAGGCCCAATACGGAGGGAAAAGCGTCCTCACAGAGCAGGAGGACTGGAACGAAGCCCAAGAAAAAGAGGAGTCGCTCAGTGTCACCCTGGAGCCAAAAAAGAACCTCTACATCTGGCAGTACCGCCTCGGCATGGGCCAGGAGCCCGTCTTGTTCTGCAGGGATGTGGAATTCACTAAAGAAAACCACCCGCCTGAACACATCCCACTGCCTCCAGTCCCCGAAGCGGCTACGAGGACTAACAAAGCCAGCTCTGTGCTCTGA
- the LOC142004789 gene encoding uncharacterized protein LOC142004789, with product MAGVVPRADSPGTDVFASPGGFFVVRSDLGCFLCVPHCHAPEAPKLRSLHPACRGGAHYVGDGACVCILRGDTFHRTTDLSAAPSPDPFPLHPSCRGGDHYASWGGCFSIIFLARGVVLSVADLTTGAEAEETPLEPASRCGLYYYAPDAFHLAFLHVDEERGLRSQVFSSSGHQEDLPVHADVTSFFPGGLALVHGGTFGTWECIKLIQNETDGPLPGSYEITRQVGHAEEKLANWTFSAAGSPAPSDLSVALLQAQFSLPPAYGGLGLQTGQEEWEAVAEEEEELRVILQPHQKLFWWQYRLGLGARPVLFCRCLKVTRSPAPPANIPLPRSDARAVGV from the coding sequence ATGGCCGGGGTCGTCCCTCGGGCAGACTCCCCTGGCACCGACGTCTTCGCCAGCCCCGGTGGGTTCTTCGTCGTCCGCTCCGACCTGGGCTGCTTCCTGTGCGTGCCCCACTGCCACGCCCCCGAGGCCCCGAAGCTCCGGAGCCTGCACCCTGCCTGCCGAGGCGGGGCCCACTACGTGGGCGATGGAGCCTGCGTCTGCATTCTCCGGGGAGACACGTTCCACCGAACCACAGACCTGAGTGCCGCCCCCAGCCCGgaccccttccccctgcacccctcctgccgcGGCGGCGACCACTATGCCTCCTGGGGCGGCTGTTTCTCCATCATCTTCCTGGCCCGCGGCGTGGTCCTCTCCGTGGCCGACCTGACCACGGGGGCTGAGGCCGAGGAGACGCCCCTGGAACCAGCGTCCCGCTGTGGCCTTTACTACTACGCCCCTGATGCTTTCCACCTGGCTTTCCTGCACGTGGATGAAGAACGGGGCCTGCGCAGCCAGGTCTTCTCCAGCTCGGGCCACCAGGAGGACCTCCCTGTCCACGCGGATGTGACCAGCTTCTTCCCCGGCGGCCTGGCCCTGGTCCACGGGGGCACCTTTGGGACATGGGAATGCATCAAGCTGATCCAGAACGAGACTGATGGGCCGCTCCCCGGCAGCTACGAGATAACCCGGCAGGTGGGACACGCGGAGGAGAAGTTGGCCAACTGGACCTTCTCCGCAGCTGGTTCCCCGGCACCCTCGGACCTTTCGGTggccctgctccaggcccagTTCTCCCTGCCGCCCGCCTACGGCGGGCTGGGGCTCCAGACAgggcaggaggagtgggaggccgtggccgaagaggaggaggagctgcgagTCATTCTCCAGCCCCACCAGAAGCTCTTCTGGTGGCAGTATCGCCTGGGCTTGGGGGCCCGCCCTGTACTCTTCTGCCGCTGCCTCAAGGTGACCCGTAGCCCCGCTCCACCTGCCAACATCCCTCTGCCCCGGTCGGACGCCAGGGCCGTGGGTGTCTGA